In Rutidosis leptorrhynchoides isolate AG116_Rl617_1_P2 chromosome 2, CSIRO_AGI_Rlap_v1, whole genome shotgun sequence, one genomic interval encodes:
- the LOC139890367 gene encoding uncharacterized protein: MKPHVVRDDSGGYWWKTNASKLKPYCTSTVWKDMRPNVPKINWHHMVWFPQVTLKHAFIIWLALKGRLSTQDRLMLWYPQETFKCSLCGQCEDSHSHLFFKCDFSSQLWEKTKQMLVYKGRSNDLQSIISDLIQYTSIKDIRNVLNKIAIAAAVYYVWMERNNRLFKNVRKSVDAVYAELRSFIRMKLSSLKVKNNPNVQMVARLSGMQIVGNHLQM; encoded by the coding sequence ATGAAGCCTCATGTGGTTAGAGATGATAGTGGTGGTTATTGGTGGAAGACCAATGCTAGCAAGTTAAAGCCATATTGCACAAGCACTGTATGGAAAGATATGAGGCCAAATGTGCCTAAGATTAATTGGCATCACATGGTTTGGTTTCCTCAAGTCACTCTCAAGCATGCATTTATTATTTGGCTTGCTTTAAAAGGTAGATTATCCACTCAAGATAGGTTGATGCTATGGTATCCTCAAGAGACATTTAAATGTAGCTTATGTGGTCAATGTGAAGATTCACACTCTCATTTGTTCTTTAAATGTGATTTTTCTAGTCAATTATGGGAGAAAACCAAACAGATGCTGGTTTACAAAGGAAGGAGTAATGATCTTCAAAGTATTATTAGTGATTTGATTCAGTACACTTCGATTAAAGATATTAGAAATGTCCTGAACAAAATTGCTATAGCAGCAGCTGTATATTATGTTTGGATGGAGAGAAATAACAGGCTTTTCAAAAATGTGAGAAAATCTGTTGATGCAGTGTATGCTGAATTAAGGAGCTTTATTCGGATGAAGTTATCAAGTTTAAAGGTCAAGAACAATCCTAATGTGCAGATGGTTGCAAGATTAAGTGGTATGCAAATTGTTGGGAATCATCTACAGATGTAA
- the LOC139890368 gene encoding uncharacterized protein — protein MLELKVAAWNIRGANNVDKQNEVKNLINDEKLCICAVLETHLKTKTVNNVGNYMFNNWEWVSNVQYSSNSCRMVIGCDKNKVKVMVLHMNKQVTLCLVETVQDKTKFFCSFVYASNNGLERRSLWADLNGHNHITKNHPWVIMGDFNVTLKLDEHCAGGSFMTEDMIDFQNCINQIEVEDLCSSGFHFTWTKSLLNPNCDTLKKLDRILVNDDFISSFNTAHAIFQPYLVSDHSPALLVIPDGIIHKPKSFRFMNYTADKPEFLAVVECGWAKVVHGVPMFRVVKKLKALKKDLNRLNWQHGNIFTKVKELKGKLKLCQVEVDAHPIDRARKVEAVKVLNAYKEASKDELNILKQKVRLKWLEDGDKNSKYFHGILKARKSKNRVESICNEQGQRYFVKGK, from the coding sequence ATGTTAGAGCTCAAAGTAGCAGCTTGGAATATTAGGGGGGCTAATAATGTGGATAAGCAGAATGAGGTTAAGAATTTAATTAATGATGAAAAGTTATGCATTTGTGCTGTTTTAGAGACTCATTTGAAAACTAAAACAGTGAATAACGTTGGTAATTATATGTTCAATAACTGGGAGTGGGTCTCAAATGTTCAGTACAGTTCAAATAGTTGTAGAATGGTTATTGGCTGTGATAAGAATAAAGTTAAAGTTATGGTTCTTCACATGAATAAACAAGTTACACTATGTTTAGTGGAAACTGTGCAGGACAAAACCAAATTCTTCTGTAGTTTTGTCTATGCTAGTAATAATGGTTTGGAAAGGAGGAGTTTATGGGCTGATCTTAATGGGCACAATCATATCACTAAAAACCATCCTTGGGTTATCATGGGGGATTTTAATGTCACCTTGAAGCTTGATGAGCATTGTGCAGGAGGTTCATTTATGACTGAAGATATGATTGATTTTCAAAATTGTATCAATCAAATTGAGGTGGAAGATTTATGCAGCTCAGGTTTTCACTTTACTTGGACCAAATCTCTTCTTAATCCTAATTGTGACACATTGAAGAAGTTAGATAGAATTTTGGTCAATGATGATTTCATTAGTTCTTTCAACACTGCTCATGCTATTTTCCAGCCTTATTTGGTTTCTGACCATAGTCCAGCTCTATTAGTGATACCAGATGGGATTATTCACAAACCAAAATCTTTTAGATTCATGAATTATACTGCTGATAAACCAGAGTTTTTAGCTGTGGTTGAGTGTGGCTGGGCAAAAGTTGTTCATGGTGTTCCTATGTTTAGGGTTGTGAAAAAACTTAAAGCTTTAAAAAAGGACCTAAACAGGCTGAATTGGCAACATGGTAACATCTTTACTAAAGTTAAAGAACTCAAAGGTAAGCTTAAATTGTGCCAAGTTGAGGTTGATGCACATCCTATTGATAGAGCTAGAAAGGTTGAAGCTGTTAAAGTTTTAAATGCTTATAAAGAGGCTTCAAAAGATGAATTGAATATTCTTAAGCAGAAAGTTAGGCTCAAATGGCTTGAAGATGGGGATAAAAACTCTAAGTACTTTCATGGTATTCTCAAGGCTAGGAAAAGTAAGAATAGAGTGGAAAGTATTTGCAATGAACAAGGCCAAAGGTATTTTGTGAagggaaaataa